Genomic segment of Mycolicibacterium sarraceniae:
GCAGTGACGATGACCGCGTTGGCCGGCACCTTCTTGGCGTTGAGTTTCGACCACAGCTGGTGGCCGGGCACCGCCCGGTCGCGGCTGAACGCGAACAGCATGCGCGAGGCGCTGGTCTGGCAGGCCGTGGTGCAGAACAGCTGGCCTGCGGTGGAGATCAGCAGCACGATGCCGGCCCACTTGGACGTCAGCGCCTGGCTGAAGATCGTGGCGACCGCACCGCCGCCGGAGGTCACCCCGTCAACGTCCTGCACGGCGAACAGGAAGGTCAGCAACAAGATCCAGCCGCCGATCGCTGAGTAGAAGATCGAGCGCCAGATGCCCTTGGCGGCGCCATCGGCCGCGCTCTTGGTCTCCTCGGACAGGTGCGCCGACGCGTCATAGCCGGTGATCGTGTACTGGGTGAGGATCGCCGACATCGGCAGCACGAACAGCAGGAAGGTGAACCCGGAGGTGGAGCCGCCGAAGAAGCCGGTGTTGTTGACCGTGGTGGCGAACACCGTGGAGAAGCTGGCGTGCTGTTCGGGCAGCGCCCACAGGATGACGATGACGGCAGCTGCGCCGATGACGTGCCACCACACCGAGATGTTGTTGATGACGGCCAGCAGATGGCTGGAGAAGATGTTGATCGTCGCGACGATCACCAGTATGACCAAGAACAGGATGAATGTGCGGGTCAGGCTGTAGCCGGCCAGCCAGCTCTCACTGAACGTCCCCAGCGTGAGATCGAGGAACGTCGCCGAGCCGTAGGCCACCGAGGCCAGGATGGCGATCAGGCCGATCAGGTTCAGCCAACCGGTGTAGTAGCCGGCTTTCGGGCCGCCGAGTTTGGCTGCCCACCAATAGATTCCACCCGACGTCGGGAAGGCGGAGACGAGCTCGGACATACAGAGCCCGATGATCAGGATGAAGACCGAGATGATGGGCCAGCCCCAGGCGATGGCCGCCGGGCCGCCGTTGTTCCAGCCCAGGCCGAACGAGGTGAAGCAGCCGGCCAGGATGGAGATGATCGAGAACGAGATGGCGAAGTTGCTGAACCCGGACCAAGACCGGTGTAGCTCCTGGGTGTAGCCGAGGCTGGCGAGGTGCTTTTCGTCATCGTCGAGAAGTTCGTGACCCTCTGGCACGGCGTTGCTCCTTCTGGTCCGTTCTGGGCGCCGGTGGCGGAGAGGCGTCGACCGGCGCTCTCTGAGTAGGGACAATAGGCCGCTATTGGTCTGGTGTCCTACCTTTGCAGTGACGTTTATGTAAATCTGGTGGGTGACGCTGCCGCTGCGGCGACGTCCAATGGTTGACTTTCCGTCGAATCATTCTCGAACCGGCGCTATCGAGAGGGGCACCTGTGACACCTGATGGTGTGGGCCGCCGCCGGCCTGGTCTATTGGAGCAGGCCGAACTGGATGCCCTGGTGGCCGCCGGGCAGATCGACACGGTGATCGTGGCCTTCACCGATATGCAAGGGCGGTTGACCGGCAAGCGGGTCGCCGCCCGGCTGTGGGTCGAAGAAGTGGCCGCACACGGCGCGGAGTGCTGCAACTACCTGCTGGCCGTCGACGTCGATATGAACACCGTCAGCGGCTACGCGATGTCGAGCTGGGAGTCCGGCTACGGCGACATGGTGATGATGCCCGACTTCGACACCCTGCGTCTGCTGCCGTGGCTGCCCGGTACCGCGTTGGTGATGGCCGACCTGTCATTCGTCGAGGGCGGCCCGGTGGCGCCGGCGCCGCGCTCGATCCTGCGGACTCAGCTCGACCGGCTGGCGCAGCGCGGGTTGGAAGCGTTCATCGGAACCGAGCTGGAGTTCATGGTCTTCGATGACACTTTCCGTGATGCGTGGGCGGCCGGCTATCGGGGACTGTCCACCGCAACCGACTACAACGTGGACTACGCCATCCACGCCTCCACCCGGATGGAACCGCTGTTGCGTGATATCCGTCTGGGCATGGACGGTGCCGGCATGTACTGCGAAGGAGTCAAGGGGGAGTGCAACCTCGGCCAGCAGGAGATCGCGTTCCGTTACGACACCGCGCTGGTGACCTGCGATAACCACACCATCTACAAAAACGGTGCCAAGGAGATCGCCGATCAGCACGGCAAGAGTCTGACGTTCATGGCGAAATTCGATGAGCGCGAAGGCAATAGCTGTCATATCCACATCTCGCTGCGCGGCGAGGACGGTTCGGCGGTGTTCGCCGACGACAACGAGCCACTCGGCATGTCGCCGATGTTCCGGAGTTTCATCGCCGGCCAGTTGGCCACCCTCCGTGATCTGACCCTGTTCTACGCGCCGAATATCAACTCCTACAAGCGATTTGTCGAAGGAAGCTTCGCCCCGACGGCCATCGCCTGGGGGATCGACAACCGGACCTGCGCACTGCGGGTGGTGGGCCATGGCCATTCCATGCGGATGGAATGCCGCGCGCCCGGTGGCGACGTCAACCAATATCTCGCGGTGGCTGCGCTGATCGCCGGTGGTCTGCACGGCATCGACAACGGGCTGGAATTGCCCGATGCCCACGCCGGCAACGCCTACACCAGTGGCGCCGAGCGGCTGCCCACCACGCTCGCCGAGGCCGCCGCACTGTTCGAGAGTTCGGCGATCGCGCGCGAGGCGTTCGGCGATGAGGTCGTCGAGCACTACCTCAACAACGCTCGCGTCGAGCTGAGCGCGTTCAATTCTGCGGTCACCGACTGGGAAAGGGTACGCGGCTTTGAACGCCTCTAGTTCTCGCCCTAAACTCGGGCTGACCACCTATCTGCAGCAGGCCAAATCGGGCATCTGGGACAAGAAGGCGGCCTTCCTGCCGGGTATCTACATCGAGGGCGTGACGCTGGCCGGCGGTATCCCCATGCTGCTGCCGCCGCAGCCGGTGGACACCGATATCGCCAACCAGGTCCTCGACGGGATCGACGGTCTGATCGTCACCGGCGGCAGGGACGTCGACCCGTCGACGTACGGCCACGACCCGCACCCCAGGACCGATGAACCCGACCGCGGTCGCGATGTCTGGGAGTTCGCGCTGATAACCGCTGCGCTGCAGCGTCATCTGCCGGTGCTCGGCATCTGTCGTGGGGCCCAGGTGCTCAACGTCGCGCTGGGTGGCACGCTGCACCAGCATCTGCCCGATATCGTCGGGCACACCCGCCATCAGCAGGGCAACGCGGTGTTCAGCACGTCGGCGATCCGGACCGTGGCCGGCAGCAGGCTGGCCGGGTTGGTGGGGGAGAACACCAATGCCCAGTGCTACCACCACCAGGCGATCGACCGGCTCGGTGATGGTTTGATGATCAGCGCACTGGACGATGACGGCGTGATCGAGGGCGTCGAAATCCCGGGCGACGACTTCGTTCTGGCCGTGCAGTGGCATCCCGAGGAGACGTTGGACGACCTGCGGCTGTTCGCCGGACTGGTCGAGGCGGCAAGGTTGTACACGACAGAGAGAGCAGGACTGTGATAACTGAGCTGGTCAATCCAGCCACCGAGCAGGCGTTGCGTACGGTTGAGCTGACCGATGTCGACGGGGTTGACGACGCGATCGCCCGGGCGAAGATCGCGCAAAAGGGCTGGGCGGCTGCGGCTCCCGCCGAACGCGCGACCGCTCTGCGGGCGTTCGCGGCCGCGGTCGACGCCCACGTCGGTGAGCTGGCCGCCCTGGAGGTCGCCAACTCCGGGCATCCGATCGGCGCTGCCGAGTGGGAAGCCGGGCATGTGCGCGATGTCCTGCAGTTCTACTCGGCGACTCCGGAACGGTTGTCAGGCAAGCAGATTCCGGTAGCGGGCGGGCTGGACGTCACCTTCAACGAGCCGATGGGTGTGATCGGGGTGATCACGCCGTGGAACTTCCCGATGCCGATCGCGGTGTGGGGTTTCGCCCCCGCGCTGGCCGCGGGCAATGCGGTGGTGCTCAAACCGGCCGAGTGGACTCCGCTGACGTCCATCCGGCTCGGTGAGCTCGCCCTGGAATCCGGCCTGCCCGAGGGCCTGTTCCAGGTACTGCCCGGGCAGGGTTCGGTGGTCGGTGAGCGGTTCATCAGCCACCCGGGAGTCCGCAAGATCGTGTTCACCGGCTCGACCGAGGTCGGCACCATGGTGATGGCCGGGGCCGCCACGCAGGTGAAGCGGGTGACGCTGGAGCTGGGTGGCAAGAGCGCCAATATCGTTTTCGCCGACTGCGACCTCGAGAAGGCGGCCGCCACCGCGCCCTACGGGGTGTTCGACAACGCCGGGCAGGATTGCTGTGCTCGCAGCCGAATTCTGGTGCAGCGTAGCGTGTTCGACAAGTTCATGGAGCTGCTCGAGCCGGCCGTCAAGGGCCTGGTCGTCGGTGATCCGGCAGCCCGGGACACCGAGATGGGTCCGTTGGTGAGCCGCAAGCACTTCGACTCGGTGGCCGCTTATGTCCCCGACGACACCAACGTCGCCTTCCGCGGCTCGGCACCTAGCGGCCCCGGATTCTGGTTCCCGCCCACGGTGCTCACCCCGGAACGCACCGACCGGACTGTCACCGAGGAGATCTTCGGCCCGGTCGTGACCGTGCTGCCGTTCGAGGACGAGGCGGATGCCATCGCGCTGGCCAATGACACGGAATACGGTCTGTCCGGCTCGATCTGGACCGGTAACCTGTCGCGGGCGGTGCGGGTGTCGCGCGCCGTCGACGCCGGCAACCTGAGCGTGAATTCCCATTCGTCGGTGCGGTACAACACTCCGTTCGGCGGATTCAAGCAATCCGGTCTGGGCCGCGAGCTCGGACCCGATGCGCCCCTGCACTTCACGGAAACCAAGAACGTCTTCTTCGCAGTAGAGGAGAGCTAGATGGATCTGTCCCAGCGACTCAAGGACAAGGTCGCGGTCGTCACCGGTGGCGCCAGCGGTATCGGGCTGGCCGCGGTCAAGCGGATGCGGGCCGAGGGTGCGATCGTCGTCATCGGGGACGTCGACCCGAAGACCGGCCAGTCGGTTGCCAATGACCTGAACGTCCAGTTCGTCCAGGTCGACGTCGCGGATCAGGTTGCCGTGGATAACCTGTTCGACACCGCTTTTGAGACGCACGGCGGTATCGACATCGCGTTCAACAATGCCGGTATCAGCCCACCCGATGACGATCTCATCGAGAACACCGGTATCGACGCCTGGGACAAGGTGCAGGACGTCAACCTCAAGTCGGTGTTCTTCTGCTGCAAGGCCGCGCTGCGGCACATGGTGCCCGCGCAGAAGGGCTCGATCATCAACACCGCGTCGTTCGTGGCGGTGATGGGATCGGCGACCAGCCAGATCTCCTACACCGCATCCAAGGGCGGCGTGCTGGCCATGTCGCGCGAGCTCGGAGTTCAATACGCGCGCCAGGGGATTCGGGTCAACGCGCTGTGCCCCGGACCGGTGAACACCCCGCTGCTGCAGGAATTGTTCGCCAAGGATCCCGAGCGGGCCGCCCGCCGGCTGGTGCACGTACCGATGGGCCGGTTCGCCGAACCCGAGGAGTTGGCCGCCGCGGTGGCATTCCTGGCCAGTGAGGACTCGTCGTTCATCACCGGGTCGACCTTCCTGGTCGACGGCGGGATCAGCGGCCACTACGTGACACCGCTGTAGAGGCGATGACCTTGACCGGCGCTCCGGAACCGCGGCAGGCCTCTGAGGCACTGCTGCGTCCGGTGCGCCTGGGCAACGCCTTCGAGGACACCGTCGGCCGGTTGTTGGAGACCATCAAGCTCGGTGTGCTGGCACCAGGCGATTCGCTACCGCCCGAACGTGAACTCGCCGTCCGGCTCGGCGTCAGCCGCGACACCGTCCGAGAGGCGATCAAGTCGCTGGCCGAGGCGGGCTACCTGGTATCGCGGCGCGGCCGCTACGGCGGTACCTTCCTGGCCGAGTCACTGCCCGCGCCGACCGCGGGAGTGGTGGGGTTCAGCCGCACCGATATCGATGACGCCCTGCGGCTGCGGGAGATCCTCGAAGTCGGTGCGGCCCGGCTGGCCGCCACCCGCACGCTGACCGCGGCCGAGCGGGAAGGGCTGTGGTCCCGGATGGCCGACGTACGGTGCGCGTGCGCCGACGACTATCGGCGATTCGATTCGAGGCTGCACCTGGCGATCGCCGAGGCGGCCGGGTCTCCGTCGCTGGTGCCGCTGGTGGCCGAGAACCGGATGCGCTTGAACGCCCTGCTGGACCAGATCCCGTTGCTGCGCCGCAATATCGCCCACTCCGACGAACAGCACGAGGCGATCATCATCGCGATCCTAGCCGGCGACCCCGATGCGGCGGGGTCTGCGATGCAGGCCCACGTTGCGGGCTCAGCCGCCCTGCTGCACGGCTTCTTGGACTAAGGCACGCCTTACCAATAGGTTCCGTGCAGCGCACCCCAGTTGCGAAGCAGATCAAGCTTTTTCACAGATTCTGGCTCATCCACAAGGTGTTTCCGTGGGCCATCTTTTGAGTTCCTAACCGGAGTCAAGCGGTTTGTTGTTGCTTCTTGGGAATGCGAGCGGGCGAATTTCTGGGTTGATGTTGTTCCACTGCCAGTCGCGTTCGGCTTGGTTGCTCTGGCTGTCGGAGGTGTGCAGGCCGGCGGCTTTGGTCGCGTAGGTTGCGGCGTGCTGGGCGTGGTTGGCCATGTGTGCCACCGCTGCTGCTTGGCCTGTTGCTCGCGCGGCGGCTACGGCTGCGGGTGCACCGGCTTGTTCGGCGTCGCGTGCAGCGGCATGGGCTGCGAACGCTGCACTGCGACATGCGGTCATCGGGACTTTGTCGTCGATCCAGGCTCGCAGTGTGTCGATGGCCGTGCGCGGGCGAGCATCACCGGGGCGGGTGTTCTCGAAGATCGGGAGCGTGCGCTCTGCGCATTCGGCGGCCCATCGAGCGAGCGCCTTGTGGGTGAGTGGATCGGGGTTCGTCCCCTTCTTGGCGGGGTCGGTCACCGTGTCATGCTCTCACGCCGCTGCGGCGTTGTTGGGCTGCGCTGACGAGTTCTAGTGTGGGGATGACGGGCCGGTGGATTGGAGCGCTTGGCGACTCCTGTTGTCCCCGGCCCGTCCTGCCTTTGAGTCGCTGGGATTGGCGGGTGTTGGCGGCGTTGATCCTGGTCTGCCGATCAACGCGATGGTGTGCGGCTACGAGGCGTCGGCCTTCGTCGGCGTCGATGAGTCGGCCGTCGGTGTTGCGTAGCTGATAGGGCTGGCCGGTGCGCCAACAGCTGGCGATGCGGGTGAGCAGCATCGTGGCGATGTGGCAGGTCGCTGAGGCGATGATGCCGGTGGGATCGGCCTCGGCATACAGGTTGGCGGCTCGCTCGTCGAGATCATCGATCTGATCGGTCAATGCTTGAGCCTGCTCGGCTTCGATGGCGATATCGGCGGCCAACTCGGCGAAGTCGATGCGGGCATCCGCTCCAGCGCCCCACAACTGCAACGATTCCTGGGCTGCGGCCAAGATCAGTGTGGCCTGCGGTTCACGCCAGGCGCCGCGAGAGTGCCGAATCAAGAACCGCGTCAGCCGGGCATGCCCGAGACGGATTACGGTCTGCGGATCGGCGTAGCGGGCCAACAACGCCAACGTCGCCTTGCCGTAACGGGTCCCGAGCGCGTCGTACCAGGCCGGCCCGAGCAGTTCGAGCTGGGCATCCAGACGCTGAAAGACCGCGGTGCGGCGTTTGACGATCGAGGAGCGCATCTTCACGATGCGGCGCAACGGATCGGCAGGGCCGTCGCTGGTGTGATCACGAAGCCCTTCAGGATGCAGCAGCGGCAGCCGGGCCAGCATCACCACTCGCAACGCGTCGTCGTCACCCAAACCGCAAGCAGCCCAAATCTTTTCCAGTTCGTCAGGCCGAGTGAAGAACCGGCGGCCGGTCCAGACGAACGTGCCATCAGGTCGCGCAAGCGACGCCTGATGCGCCGCCCGACACGCCAGGTCGATACCCAAGATGAGTTCCACGACATCCTTTCAGGAGAAGGTGTAGACGCGAGGCCAGCGCCGGCATTGCCCAGACACTCCATAAGCAGGAGTCCGCCAGTCAGCGGCACCAAGTTCCCGAACAGGGACACCCCACTGGCCGCGGGTCGTGCTCGCGGACGGCCACTCAAGTCTCAGGAATCCGAGCGGTTCCAGTCGGTGGGTTCGACCGCCCGCGAGCACTCACCCAATCTAAATGTCGGTGGGTCGCACTAGTGTTCGGAGGTATGAGTTCGGTTCTGCGGCGCTGGATGCGCTTGACGCCGCGGTCGAACTCGTGGGTGCCGCCGATATCGAGGAGCTGCCCGGACCTGAGCGGTTCGCGGTCCTTGAGCGGCTGGAGACGGCGGTGCGTCGTCAGGTCGCCGTCTGCCATGAGCAGATCACCCATCTCGAACGGTACGAGGGGTGCCCGCCGATCCCGATCGTGTTGGCTGATGTGTTGCGGATCAGCCGCCCGGCGGCCAGGCGCCGGGTCCGTGATGCCGAACAACTCACCGCGCGCACCACACTGACCGGCGAGCGGTTAGCACCGCTGCTGCCGGAGACGGCGAAGGCCTGGGCGGCCGGGTGTCTCGACGGCGAGCACCTACGGGTGATCCAGAAGTTCTTCACAGAGCTGCCCACTCAGAGGCGGCACCAACGACTACCACCACCGGAGAACGACTCCTCCCCAAAGGCGACGAAAGAGCCTAGACGAAGACTCGCACTGGTCACGTAGGGATGCGATCATGCGCGGTGTGGCCACCGACAAGTTGCAGACCATCGCGTACCCCGCAGCCGGAT
This window contains:
- a CDS encoding amino acid permease, translating into MPEGHELLDDDEKHLASLGYTQELHRSWSGFSNFAISFSIISILAGCFTSFGLGWNNGGPAAIAWGWPIISVFILIIGLCMSELVSAFPTSGGIYWWAAKLGGPKAGYYTGWLNLIGLIAILASVAYGSATFLDLTLGTFSESWLAGYSLTRTFILFLVILVIVATINIFSSHLLAVINNISVWWHVIGAAAVIVILWALPEQHASFSTVFATTVNNTGFFGGSTSGFTFLLFVLPMSAILTQYTITGYDASAHLSEETKSAADGAAKGIWRSIFYSAIGGWILLLTFLFAVQDVDGVTSGGGAVATIFSQALTSKWAGIVLLISTAGQLFCTTACQTSASRMLFAFSRDRAVPGHQLWSKLNAKKVPANAVIVTASIAAILTLPALVKVDINGAPVPVAFFAVVSIGVVGLYLCFAVPIYYRWKAGDSFPIGKWNLRGHHKWMAPVALIEIIVTSIIAMFPTSLGGAPWDASFEWKFVNYTPLLVGGVLILLYIYWHVSVKNWFTGPIKQVDTPARS
- a CDS encoding glutamine synthetase family protein, yielding MTPDGVGRRRPGLLEQAELDALVAAGQIDTVIVAFTDMQGRLTGKRVAARLWVEEVAAHGAECCNYLLAVDVDMNTVSGYAMSSWESGYGDMVMMPDFDTLRLLPWLPGTALVMADLSFVEGGPVAPAPRSILRTQLDRLAQRGLEAFIGTELEFMVFDDTFRDAWAAGYRGLSTATDYNVDYAIHASTRMEPLLRDIRLGMDGAGMYCEGVKGECNLGQQEIAFRYDTALVTCDNHTIYKNGAKEIADQHGKSLTFMAKFDEREGNSCHIHISLRGEDGSAVFADDNEPLGMSPMFRSFIAGQLATLRDLTLFYAPNINSYKRFVEGSFAPTAIAWGIDNRTCALRVVGHGHSMRMECRAPGGDVNQYLAVAALIAGGLHGIDNGLELPDAHAGNAYTSGAERLPTTLAEAAALFESSAIAREAFGDEVVEHYLNNARVELSAFNSAVTDWERVRGFERL
- a CDS encoding gamma-glutamyl-gamma-aminobutyrate hydrolase family protein; its protein translation is MNASSSRPKLGLTTYLQQAKSGIWDKKAAFLPGIYIEGVTLAGGIPMLLPPQPVDTDIANQVLDGIDGLIVTGGRDVDPSTYGHDPHPRTDEPDRGRDVWEFALITAALQRHLPVLGICRGAQVLNVALGGTLHQHLPDIVGHTRHQQGNAVFSTSAIRTVAGSRLAGLVGENTNAQCYHHQAIDRLGDGLMISALDDDGVIEGVEIPGDDFVLAVQWHPEETLDDLRLFAGLVEAARLYTTERAGL
- a CDS encoding aldehyde dehydrogenase family protein encodes the protein MITELVNPATEQALRTVELTDVDGVDDAIARAKIAQKGWAAAAPAERATALRAFAAAVDAHVGELAALEVANSGHPIGAAEWEAGHVRDVLQFYSATPERLSGKQIPVAGGLDVTFNEPMGVIGVITPWNFPMPIAVWGFAPALAAGNAVVLKPAEWTPLTSIRLGELALESGLPEGLFQVLPGQGSVVGERFISHPGVRKIVFTGSTEVGTMVMAGAATQVKRVTLELGGKSANIVFADCDLEKAAATAPYGVFDNAGQDCCARSRILVQRSVFDKFMELLEPAVKGLVVGDPAARDTEMGPLVSRKHFDSVAAYVPDDTNVAFRGSAPSGPGFWFPPTVLTPERTDRTVTEEIFGPVVTVLPFEDEADAIALANDTEYGLSGSIWTGNLSRAVRVSRAVDAGNLSVNSHSSVRYNTPFGGFKQSGLGRELGPDAPLHFTETKNVFFAVEES
- a CDS encoding 3-oxoacyl-ACP reductase, which codes for MDLSQRLKDKVAVVTGGASGIGLAAVKRMRAEGAIVVIGDVDPKTGQSVANDLNVQFVQVDVADQVAVDNLFDTAFETHGGIDIAFNNAGISPPDDDLIENTGIDAWDKVQDVNLKSVFFCCKAALRHMVPAQKGSIINTASFVAVMGSATSQISYTASKGGVLAMSRELGVQYARQGIRVNALCPGPVNTPLLQELFAKDPERAARRLVHVPMGRFAEPEELAAAVAFLASEDSSFITGSTFLVDGGISGHYVTPL
- a CDS encoding FadR/GntR family transcriptional regulator → MTLTGAPEPRQASEALLRPVRLGNAFEDTVGRLLETIKLGVLAPGDSLPPERELAVRLGVSRDTVREAIKSLAEAGYLVSRRGRYGGTFLAESLPAPTAGVVGFSRTDIDDALRLREILEVGAARLAATRTLTAAEREGLWSRMADVRCACADDYRRFDSRLHLAIAEAAGSPSLVPLVAENRMRLNALLDQIPLLRRNIAHSDEQHEAIIIAILAGDPDAAGSAMQAHVAGSAALLHGFLD
- a CDS encoding putative immunity protein, coding for MTDPAKKGTNPDPLTHKALARWAAECAERTLPIFENTRPGDARPRTAIDTLRAWIDDKVPMTACRSAAFAAHAAARDAEQAGAPAAVAAARATGQAAAVAHMANHAQHAATYATKAAGLHTSDSQSNQAERDWQWNNINPEIRPLAFPRSNNKPLDSG